Proteins encoded together in one uncultured Sphaerochaeta sp. window:
- a CDS encoding LptF/LptG family permease gives MKLHDRYVARSVTVVASLALVLCTLMLLSVDLFSNLDGYLTNEVKPFTILTLTLLYTPQAVLFALGPSLLFSATYFLSQLQANNEYICLLGSGLSYRRIITPILVLGILFSLLEFGFGEYVFIPAERTREVKQDELFGLRSTYDNRNITLRDPDGNYVVHAKQYSDEQNRLAQVLLVLLDDEGAMKARVDAAWAFWEEEKETWRMERVRFQQIDGAGLVVDSREVGELQLDEFTLAPSYFRNLSNDITTMELATAVDYLRRMQVLDPSRYPELATDFTKRLLEHLNPLILLFIACTISYRYKKNVLLFSIITSLSIAVIYFVVQMVTIIMAKQGVIAPIWGMAIPMIVIVCIALAERAVLR, from the coding sequence ATGAAGCTGCATGACCGCTATGTTGCCCGTTCAGTTACTGTTGTTGCCTCACTTGCCTTGGTATTATGTACCCTTATGCTACTCAGCGTTGACTTATTCAGTAATCTGGATGGGTATCTCACGAATGAGGTAAAACCATTTACCATCCTGACTTTGACCTTGTTGTATACTCCCCAAGCTGTACTCTTTGCACTTGGTCCATCACTCTTGTTCTCAGCCACATATTTCCTCTCACAATTGCAGGCCAATAATGAGTATATCTGCTTGCTGGGAAGTGGGCTGAGTTATCGCAGGATTATCACCCCCATCCTCGTGCTTGGAATTCTATTCAGCCTTCTGGAATTTGGTTTTGGAGAGTATGTCTTCATACCAGCTGAGAGAACACGTGAGGTGAAACAAGACGAGCTGTTTGGATTACGCAGTACCTATGACAATAGGAATATTACCCTGCGTGACCCAGATGGCAATTATGTAGTACATGCAAAACAGTATAGTGATGAACAGAACCGATTGGCCCAGGTACTTTTGGTCCTGCTTGATGATGAAGGGGCCATGAAGGCAAGGGTTGACGCAGCCTGGGCATTTTGGGAAGAGGAGAAAGAAACGTGGAGGATGGAGCGAGTCAGATTCCAACAGATTGATGGGGCTGGCTTGGTCGTTGACTCAAGAGAAGTAGGGGAGCTGCAACTTGATGAGTTCACTCTTGCCCCTTCCTATTTCAGGAATCTGAGCAATGATATCACCACCATGGAGCTTGCAACAGCTGTCGATTACCTGAGGCGCATGCAAGTGCTCGATCCCTCGAGATATCCTGAGCTTGCCACCGATTTCACCAAGCGTTTGCTTGAGCACCTCAATCCTCTTATCCTGTTGTTCATTGCCTGCACCATCAGCTACAGGTACAAGAAGAACGTACTGCTTTTCAGCATCATTACCAGCCTCTCCATTGCCGTGATATACTTCGTGGTACAGATGGTCACCATCATCATGGCAAAACAGGGCGTTATCGCTCCCATTTGGGGTATGGCAATCCCGATGATTGTGATAGTATGCATAGCACTGGCAGAAAGAGCCGTATTACGTTAG
- the tgt gene encoding tRNA guanosine(34) transglycosylase Tgt, protein MAIFRTIHQDTSSNARLGILSLGHGEVETPVFMPVGTKGTVKAMFHEDVKKIGYKLILGNTYHLYLKPGLEVLSQFGGLHNFSHWDGNLLTDSGGFQVFSLSGLRKIGDKGVTFQSHIDGSKHIFTPENVVDTQKVIGSDIAMCLDVCTPPDINHRAATEAMNITHAWAKRAIEHRQKLGDAFKGNLFGIVQGNFYEDLRKQSAEFFNEMDFPGIAIGGLSVGESREQFSHYLGYTAELVTKEKPRYVMGIGSPDYILEAVENGIDMFDCVLATRMARNGGIFTDDGVITLKKAIHKFDHGPLEEGCTCRACTQYSRAYMHHLIKTGEMLGGMLATEHNLTYFYRLMERVRQAIRENRFTSFKREYLARFYAK, encoded by the coding sequence ATGGCAATATTTCGAACTATCCATCAGGATACCAGCAGCAATGCTCGCCTGGGCATCCTTTCACTTGGCCACGGAGAAGTGGAGACACCGGTATTCATGCCTGTAGGCACCAAGGGAACAGTGAAAGCAATGTTCCATGAGGATGTCAAGAAAATCGGATACAAGCTTATCCTTGGCAACACCTACCACCTCTATCTCAAACCAGGGCTGGAGGTGCTATCCCAGTTTGGTGGACTACATAATTTCTCACACTGGGATGGAAATTTGCTCACCGATAGTGGCGGTTTCCAGGTATTCAGCCTCTCAGGGCTCAGGAAAATTGGAGACAAGGGCGTTACCTTCCAAAGTCATATTGACGGTTCAAAACATATTTTCACACCAGAGAATGTAGTGGATACACAGAAAGTAATCGGCAGTGATATTGCCATGTGCCTTGATGTATGCACCCCTCCAGATATCAATCACCGAGCAGCCACTGAAGCGATGAATATCACCCATGCTTGGGCAAAACGTGCTATTGAACATCGTCAGAAGCTGGGAGATGCGTTCAAGGGTAACCTTTTTGGCATAGTCCAAGGCAACTTCTATGAGGATCTGCGCAAGCAGAGTGCCGAATTCTTCAATGAGATGGATTTCCCTGGGATTGCCATCGGTGGGCTCTCGGTAGGTGAGAGTAGAGAACAGTTCTCTCACTATCTTGGTTACACTGCTGAATTGGTAACCAAGGAGAAACCAAGATACGTCATGGGTATTGGCAGCCCAGACTATATTCTGGAAGCAGTCGAAAACGGTATTGATATGTTTGATTGCGTCCTTGCAACCCGTATGGCACGGAATGGTGGCATTTTTACCGATGACGGTGTCATTACACTCAAGAAGGCAATCCATAAATTCGATCATGGCCCACTTGAAGAGGGCTGTACCTGTAGGGCATGTACACAGTATAGCCGAGCGTACATGCATCATCTTATCAAGACCGGAGAGATGCTTGGAGGCATGCTGGCCACGGAACACAACCTGACCTACTTCTACCGACTGATGGAACGCGTCCGCCAGGCTATCAGGGAAAATCGATTTACTTCCTTTAAAAGGGAATACCTTGCAAGATTCTACGCAAAGTAG
- the murJ gene encoding murein biosynthesis integral membrane protein MurJ: MQDSTQSSKTAKSSFAIMLCTIASRLLGIVKARVLSSVFGASGVADVINFTFNIPNNFRKLFAEGAVNSALIPAFSSLLGLGKKRSSLHLFSLLCTYQAILLIPLVLLSYFFGEEFISLISDFDSAQVALGAKLLPFFMVYLAAISMGAIFNGVLQSHHNFLHAYLSPLLFSLSVIFGVQYLTPYLGAMSMAWATLVGGLLQGSYSYLMLRRYGYRLKPAIRQADTPLKPVIGAWSLVVLGMGMQVLTQLVTYHFASTLSEGSVTAFANATIFYQTPYGVFFNAISAVSLPLLSRSYALGQMQEMQKHTRLSIVQLTSLLLPSGIILFFLSQESVSVVLQTGNYTLADAQLTALALRPFLLFMVTTSWYAMLLRLGYSANRYALMTKITFLQNFVDIILMWVFITLGWGIISLPLANGISYVVLLGFLSFKLRDLYNPIKDTRLRRGLLRTVAANIPILGYCLLYASFGMTWYQSGSNLRNFLILSLLALGSLVVWLLSYALLKVELLSLFRSKKQGSNL; encoded by the coding sequence TTGCAAGATTCTACGCAAAGTAGCAAGACAGCCAAAAGCAGTTTTGCCATCATGCTCTGCACGATCGCAAGCAGACTGCTCGGGATCGTGAAAGCTCGTGTACTCTCCTCAGTCTTTGGAGCGAGTGGGGTGGCAGATGTGATCAACTTCACATTCAACATCCCCAACAATTTCCGAAAACTCTTTGCTGAAGGGGCAGTCAACTCAGCACTCATTCCTGCTTTCTCCAGTCTACTTGGATTAGGAAAGAAACGAAGCTCTCTTCATCTCTTCAGCCTGCTTTGTACTTATCAGGCTATTCTCCTGATACCCTTGGTCTTGCTCTCCTATTTCTTTGGCGAAGAGTTCATTTCCCTTATCAGTGACTTTGACAGTGCCCAGGTTGCCTTGGGCGCAAAACTACTTCCTTTCTTCATGGTCTATCTGGCAGCCATCAGCATGGGTGCAATTTTCAATGGGGTATTGCAATCTCATCACAACTTTCTCCATGCCTATCTTTCCCCGTTGCTTTTCTCACTCTCTGTAATTTTTGGGGTACAGTATCTCACTCCTTACCTTGGGGCAATGAGTATGGCTTGGGCTACTCTGGTCGGAGGACTGCTGCAAGGTTCCTACTCCTACCTTATGCTCAGACGCTACGGCTATCGGTTGAAACCAGCAATAAGACAGGCAGATACACCGCTGAAACCTGTCATTGGAGCATGGTCATTGGTTGTACTCGGCATGGGAATGCAGGTTCTCACGCAGTTGGTGACTTATCACTTTGCCTCCACCTTGAGTGAAGGGAGTGTGACGGCCTTCGCAAATGCAACAATCTTTTACCAGACGCCTTACGGAGTCTTCTTCAACGCAATCAGTGCAGTAAGCCTGCCCTTGCTCAGTCGCTCCTATGCCCTGGGCCAGATGCAAGAGATGCAAAAACATACCCGTCTGAGCATTGTTCAACTAACCAGTCTCCTGCTTCCCAGTGGAATTATTCTCTTCTTCCTTAGCCAAGAGAGTGTCAGCGTGGTGTTGCAGACCGGTAATTACACGCTTGCTGATGCCCAACTGACCGCATTGGCTCTTCGACCCTTCCTGTTGTTCATGGTAACCACCAGTTGGTATGCAATGCTGCTACGTCTCGGCTATAGTGCGAACCGTTATGCCCTGATGACCAAGATCACCTTTTTACAGAACTTTGTGGATATCATTTTGATGTGGGTCTTCATCACGCTGGGGTGGGGGATTATCTCCCTTCCGCTTGCCAATGGAATAAGCTATGTAGTGCTATTGGGATTCTTGTCATTCAAATTGAGAGATCTCTACAATCCGATAAAGGATACACGACTGAGACGAGGATTGTTGCGTACTGTAGCCGCGAATATACCGATTCTTGGGTACTGCTTGCTTTATGCTTCATTCGGTATGACTTGGTATCAGAGTGGATCCAACCTGAGAAACTTCTTGATACTCTCTCTCTTAGCCCTTGGATCGCTCGTGGTATGGCTCCTCTCTTATGCATTGCTGAAGGTGGAACTACTCTCGCTCTTCCGTTCCAAGAAGCAAGGCAGCAACCTGTAA
- a CDS encoding glycoside hydrolase family 2 TIM barrel-domain containing protein, whose amino-acid sequence MQERYTVDEHTVLEEYPRPQLVRGSYENLNGWWDFAITDEETRPQYFPLSILVPFSPETKLSGLQTEITPNLRLWYHRTLPYTALSPDSRLLLHFEAVDHSCVVFLNGIEVGSHQGGYLPFSFDITDLLKKENDLLVKVVDPGDNDPIIRGKQASKATGIFYQGQSGIHQTVWIEEVPRIYIKNIIITPDPAQHCWYVQVIPNDGVHEVTISYLDGHKQCKGMSNQRLCCQVEKVHAWSPEDPYLYPISVQLGNDIVTSYVGLRSFDVQDGRLLLNGKPYYHHGILDQGYWPQSLYTAPSDQAIIDDLVMVKKLGFNMVRKHAKVESRRWYYHCDHLGLLVWQDMVSGGRPPVQPIMSAPLFVPGFMVKDHHYRLLGSQDAGYQEMFATELTQMIETLYNCVSIAMWVIFNEGWGQFDAKEMYSLVKALDSTRTIDCTSGWYDQGIGEFSSRHVYFKRYRHQADKLGRAIILSEFGGYLYRVEGHDDEGEKPFGYKHLHDRTAFNDAFFRLYEEEVYPAKQKGLAASVYTQLTDVQQELNGLVTFDRMVVKLDEVVALQVAALLLGTEERE is encoded by the coding sequence ATGCAGGAAAGGTACACCGTCGATGAACATACTGTCTTGGAAGAATACCCACGTCCCCAGCTGGTTCGAGGTTCCTACGAGAACCTCAATGGTTGGTGGGATTTTGCAATAACTGATGAAGAGACCAGGCCACAATATTTCCCTCTTAGTATTCTTGTACCCTTCTCACCGGAAACAAAACTCAGTGGGCTGCAAACTGAGATTACCCCAAATCTAAGACTCTGGTACCATCGTACACTACCATATACCGCCCTCTCTCCCGATTCACGGCTCCTGTTGCATTTTGAGGCTGTCGATCATTCATGTGTTGTCTTCCTGAATGGTATTGAGGTTGGATCGCATCAGGGAGGGTACCTCCCCTTCTCCTTCGATATCACAGATCTATTGAAGAAAGAAAACGACTTATTGGTCAAGGTTGTTGATCCTGGAGACAATGATCCGATCATCAGAGGGAAACAGGCATCAAAAGCAACGGGAATATTTTATCAGGGGCAGAGTGGTATTCACCAGACTGTCTGGATTGAGGAAGTTCCCCGGATCTATATCAAGAACATCATCATCACCCCTGACCCTGCACAGCACTGCTGGTACGTCCAGGTTATTCCCAATGATGGGGTACATGAGGTGACGATCTCATACTTGGATGGGCATAAGCAGTGCAAGGGAATGAGTAACCAACGTCTTTGTTGCCAAGTGGAGAAGGTGCACGCTTGGAGTCCTGAAGATCCATATCTCTACCCCATTTCCGTACAGCTGGGTAATGATATCGTAACAAGTTATGTTGGGTTGCGTAGCTTTGATGTGCAGGATGGAAGATTGTTGCTCAACGGAAAACCCTATTACCACCACGGAATCCTGGACCAAGGATACTGGCCTCAAAGTCTCTATACCGCTCCAAGTGACCAAGCAATCATTGATGATCTGGTCATGGTGAAGAAGTTGGGCTTCAATATGGTTCGTAAACATGCAAAGGTGGAGAGCCGAAGATGGTATTATCATTGTGACCATCTAGGTCTTTTGGTCTGGCAGGATATGGTGAGTGGGGGAAGGCCTCCTGTTCAACCCATTATGTCTGCACCACTCTTTGTTCCTGGATTTATGGTGAAAGACCACCACTATCGACTGCTGGGCAGTCAGGATGCAGGATACCAAGAGATGTTTGCCACTGAGCTTACACAGATGATAGAAACGCTCTATAACTGTGTCAGTATTGCGATGTGGGTTATCTTCAATGAGGGTTGGGGACAATTCGATGCGAAAGAGATGTACTCCCTCGTTAAAGCTCTCGATTCAACAAGAACCATCGATTGTACCAGCGGCTGGTATGACCAGGGCATTGGTGAATTCTCTTCCCGCCATGTGTATTTCAAACGGTACCGCCACCAAGCAGATAAACTCGGTAGAGCAATAATTCTCTCAGAATTTGGAGGGTATCTGTATCGTGTTGAAGGACATGACGATGAAGGAGAAAAACCCTTTGGGTATAAGCATCTGCATGATCGTACAGCATTCAATGATGCCTTCTTCAGGCTCTACGAGGAAGAAGTATATCCTGCCAAACAAAAAGGGCTTGCAGCTTCCGTCTATACTCAATTGACTGATGTACAGCAGGAACTCAATGGATTGGTTACCTTCGACCGAATGGTGGTAAAGCTGGATGAGGTGGTTGCCTTACAGGTTGCTGCCTTGCTTCTTGGAACGGAAGAGCGAGAGTAG
- the greA gene encoding transcription elongation factor GreA, with translation MGFQEIENLLKEEQWTRSTVTTYTTSSFQELDKNIKEMDEEQKTEAKSLCDTHLSEKERNSIIAMYISGSIQLERRGADDYLQLLSLIEMFMEAKKWNIVEYLSQKILSRNENKHALRLLADSYEQMGKEEEKFQLWERLVKVDYEEVEIVRQLASHAKQKGNKDKAISFYKKGIHRLIKRKDVSSVRAMFTALLELEEDNFGYFISVADQVSAVSKSTAVALLRDLENASKDDIDHQIECQKQMLALDREDTFARENLIKSYKTKYKTHSRLKSCLESSALTSNINRDILHSIEDFETNIAFDKGTFVFQNSTNRIGRIRSIDESDVIVDFAGQSSKEGSRMSTSMAFKSLQALPKSHIWVLKSALPREKLSKKVQEDIPWTLKTLMASNEGRINLKEMKSELVPSILDVKEWTPWLNQAKKELMTNPLFDLSSNDVDTYLLRSTPVSYEEKQLQVFRNEKNIYDKIKSLKDFIAAKGDVESDFFFEMVRYFSDLFFEENGAFKPIVVSNDITFSCYLLLEELVKHQHMNFISYPDALTFAMLYERCDNVEATFAAIKDPELKKAFIDHVVEEIPGWEKILAVLFDSYLTGYIPDIYKQKKKYSALAGIYRDAMENFKEKGNTLIYLLKNGDKKYWEKAGITAEQLLYTELQLLDFTNRCIDNRKDVQENRKNAKTLMGFLFDERAVLNFVAEGNEERAQKIYSLVANVFNLPGGKKIEIKHAISEQFPSFKFFDEVEPINKQSVVPTGLFCTPSSFAAKKKEIEHIQHVELPEVAKEIGEARELGDLRENSEYKYGKEKQSLLNNTLRRLAEEVDRATVITKEKVDSSKVGFGTKVVMMDNIHAEEVVFTIMGPWESNPNENVINLLAPFGRALLNHEVGERFTFTLNDQNYDFTVKSISVVDF, from the coding sequence AATTGGAACGCAGAGGAGCGGATGATTATTTACAGCTGCTCAGCCTCATTGAGATGTTCATGGAAGCCAAGAAGTGGAATATTGTTGAATACCTCTCACAGAAAATTCTCAGCCGCAATGAGAACAAGCATGCGCTTCGCTTGCTTGCTGATTCATATGAACAGATGGGAAAGGAAGAAGAGAAATTCCAGCTTTGGGAACGTTTGGTCAAGGTGGACTACGAAGAAGTCGAAATCGTCCGCCAACTTGCCTCGCATGCAAAGCAGAAGGGAAACAAAGATAAAGCAATCTCCTTCTATAAGAAAGGCATCCACAGACTTATCAAGAGGAAGGATGTCTCCTCAGTGAGAGCAATGTTCACTGCCCTTCTTGAATTGGAAGAAGACAACTTCGGTTACTTCATCTCTGTAGCAGACCAGGTGTCTGCTGTGAGCAAGAGTACTGCAGTAGCATTGTTGCGCGACCTAGAGAATGCAAGCAAGGATGACATTGACCATCAGATCGAATGCCAGAAACAGATGCTTGCCCTTGACCGTGAGGACACCTTTGCCAGGGAAAACCTGATCAAAAGTTACAAGACGAAATACAAGACCCATTCCAGGCTCAAGAGCTGTCTTGAATCCAGTGCACTGACAAGCAATATCAATCGTGACATTCTCCACAGTATCGAGGATTTCGAAACAAATATTGCGTTCGACAAGGGTACATTTGTCTTCCAGAACAGTACAAACCGAATCGGTAGAATCCGGTCAATTGATGAAAGTGATGTCATCGTGGATTTTGCTGGACAGTCAAGCAAGGAAGGCAGCAGGATGTCTACCTCAATGGCTTTCAAGAGCTTGCAGGCACTTCCAAAGAGTCACATCTGGGTACTCAAGAGCGCTTTGCCAAGAGAGAAACTCAGCAAGAAAGTGCAGGAGGATATTCCTTGGACACTGAAGACCTTGATGGCCAGCAATGAGGGAAGAATCAACCTGAAAGAGATGAAGAGTGAATTGGTTCCCTCCATCCTTGATGTCAAGGAGTGGACTCCTTGGCTCAATCAGGCAAAGAAGGAGTTGATGACCAACCCACTCTTCGATCTTTCCAGCAATGATGTTGACACATACCTTCTTCGTTCCACCCCTGTAAGCTATGAAGAGAAGCAGCTCCAGGTTTTCAGGAATGAGAAGAATATCTATGACAAGATCAAGAGCCTGAAGGATTTTATTGCTGCAAAGGGTGACGTCGAGAGTGACTTTTTCTTTGAGATGGTGAGGTACTTCAGTGACCTTTTCTTCGAGGAAAATGGTGCCTTCAAGCCGATTGTGGTATCGAACGACATTACATTCAGTTGTTACTTGCTGCTTGAAGAGTTGGTGAAACATCAGCACATGAACTTCATCAGCTATCCTGATGCGTTGACCTTCGCTATGCTTTATGAGCGCTGTGATAATGTTGAGGCAACCTTTGCTGCAATCAAAGATCCCGAACTAAAGAAAGCCTTCATCGACCATGTGGTCGAGGAAATTCCTGGTTGGGAGAAAATCCTTGCAGTCCTGTTTGACTCCTACCTCACTGGTTACATCCCCGATATCTACAAGCAGAAGAAGAAGTACAGTGCCCTTGCAGGCATCTATCGTGATGCGATGGAGAACTTCAAGGAAAAAGGAAATACCCTGATCTATCTGCTCAAGAACGGTGATAAGAAGTATTGGGAGAAAGCCGGTATTACTGCTGAGCAGCTGCTCTACACCGAGTTGCAATTGCTCGACTTCACCAATCGCTGTATCGACAACCGAAAGGACGTACAGGAAAATCGCAAGAACGCAAAGACGCTTATGGGTTTCCTCTTTGATGAACGTGCAGTCCTGAACTTTGTGGCAGAGGGAAATGAAGAGAGAGCTCAGAAGATTTACAGCCTTGTGGCAAATGTATTCAATCTTCCCGGTGGAAAGAAAATTGAGATCAAGCATGCAATCAGTGAGCAGTTCCCCTCATTCAAGTTTTTTGACGAAGTGGAGCCGATCAACAAGCAGAGCGTTGTTCCAACCGGCCTGTTCTGTACTCCAAGCAGTTTTGCCGCCAAGAAGAAAGAGATTGAGCACATCCAGCATGTGGAACTACCAGAGGTTGCCAAGGAAATTGGTGAAGCAAGGGAGTTGGGAGATCTTCGGGAGAACAGCGAATACAAGTATGGTAAGGAGAAACAGAGTCTCCTGAACAATACCTTACGCAGGCTCGCCGAAGAAGTCGATCGTGCTACGGTCATTACCAAGGAGAAGGTAGACTCCTCTAAGGTTGGGTTTGGTACCAAGGTGGTTATGATGGACAACATCCATGCTGAAGAAGTGGTGTTCACCATCATGGGACCGTGGGAATCAAATCCCAATGAGAATGTCATAAACCTTCTCGCCCCGTTCGGTAGAGCCTTGCTCAATCATGAGGTTGGGGAGCGATTTACCTTCACCCTCAACGATCAGAATTATGACTTTACGGTCAAGTCGATTTCAGTCGTTGATTTCTAG